In one Oryza glaberrima chromosome 2, OglaRS2, whole genome shotgun sequence genomic region, the following are encoded:
- the LOC127763923 gene encoding uncharacterized protein LOC127763923, with product MMQMLGLRGSASKDRDRGRRGGDEASPGPGSPWTPSSSASSPRSPFAGGGGGRPLRLVYCDERGRFRMDPEAVAALQLVKGPVGVVSVCGRARQGKSFILNQLLGRSSGFQVASTHRPCTKGLWMWSAPIKRTALDGTEYSLLLLDTEGIDAYDQTGTYSIQIFSLAVLLSSMFIYNQMGGIDEAALDRLSLVTEMTKHIRVRANGGKSTASELGQFSPIFIWLLRDFYLDLVENDRKITPRDYLEIALRPLEGRGKDISSKNEIRESIRALFPDRECFTLVRPLNSENELQRLDQIPIEKLRPEFQAGLDELTRFILERTRPKQVAGTVMTGPVLAGVTQSFLDAINNGAVPTISSSWQSVEEAECRRAYDSAAEVYLSAFDRTKQAEEDALRDAHEAALRKALEAYGTVAVGTGTSRMHYEKVLSNFCRKTFQEYKRNAFLEADKQCSNMIQIMERKLRAACSAPGVKVSNVIQVLESLLTEYETSCSGPSKWRMLAAFLRQCLEGPILDLCLKLVNEAESERTSFALKYRSNEDQLELLKKQLEANEAHKSEYLKRYEAAISEKQRVSEDHSAHLANLRTKCSTLDERCLSLSKELDLVRHECTDWRVKYEQYVTQQKAEQDGFISQLATLESRYSSAEGKLGAAREQAAAAQDEATEWRDKYETAAAQAKAALERLASVQEQINKIAHERESGIRAEFASHLEEKEEEMKRLVAKIRHAESEESVLAERLQVAESKAQNHNKETAALKDEIRELTGKLEFLRDRAVSFEKQARMLEQEKNHLQEKFLSECKKYDEAEERYKAAEREAKRATELSDVARTEAVTAQKEKDEAQRLSMEKLAVIERIQRQVDRLEQEKVNLLDEVQKMRKSETDALSKVALLESRVAEREKEIEELMIQSNEQRSSTVHVLESLLSTERAARAEANKRAEALSLQLQSTQSKLDVLHQELTSVRLVETALDSKLRTTTHGKRLRENEVGMESVQDMDIDRPERSRKRSKSNTSPLKHFQSEDGGSVHMGEDSVTVSTDTKDGNPDGYKKLTIAKLKEELTKHGFGAQLLELKNPNKKDILALYKKLVLGK from the exons ATGATGCAGATGCTGGGGCTACGCGGCTCCGCGTCCAAGGACCGGGACcggggccgccgcggcggggacgAGGCGTCGCCGGGCCCCGGCTCGCCGTGgaccccgtcgtcgtcggcgtcctcccCGCGGTCGCCGTTcgcggggggtgggggtgggcgGCCGCTGCGGCTGGTGTACTGCGACGAGCGGGGGAGGTTCCGGATGGACCCGGAGGCGGTGGCCGCGCTGCAGCTCGTCAAGGGCCCCGTCGGGGTCGTCTCCGTCTGCGGCCGCGCCAGGCAGGGCAAGAGCTTCATCCTTAACCAG CTTCTAGGAAGAAGCAGCGGATTTCAAGTAGCAAGCACCCATCGGCCCTGCACCAAGGGCCTTTGGATGTGGAGTGCCCCAATAAAAAGAACTGCACTTGATGGAACTGAATATAGTCTTTTGCTTCTTGATACTGAGGGCATTGATGCATACGATCAGACG GGCACTTACAGCATTCAGATATTCTCACTGGCAGTCCTACTTTCAAGTATGTTTATATATAATCAG ATGGGTGGTATCGATGAGGCAGCTCTTGATCGCCTTTCACTTGTTACTGAAATGACCAAGCATATCCGTGTGCGGGCAAATGGTGGGAAGTCTACTGCATCAGAGCTCGGGCAATTCTCACCTATCTTCATCTGGCTACTGAGG gatttttaccTAGATTTAGTTGAGAACGACAGGAAGATAACTCCACGAGATTATCTTGAAATCGCTCTGAGGCCTCTTGAAGGCAGAGGAAAAGATATATCTTCAAAGAATGAG ATCCGTGAGTCCATCCGTGCCCTCTTTCCTGATAGAGAATGTTTCACACTAGTGCGCCCATTGAACAGTGAGAATGAACTTCAACGCCTTGATCAAATTCCT ATAGAGAAATTGCGGCCTGAATTTCAAGCAGGACTCGATGAATTAACTAGGTTCATTTTAGAGAGGACAAGGCCAAAGCAAGTTGCTGGTACAGTCATGACTGGACCTGTACTTGCTGGTGTAACACAGTCTTTTTTGGATGCAATAAACAACGGAGCTGTACCTACTATATCATCTTCTTGGCAG AGTGTTGAAGAAGCAGAATGCCGTAGAGCATACGATTCTGCTGCAGAGGTCTATCTTTCAGCTTTTGATCGCACTAAACAAGCTGAAGAA GATGCTTTAAGGGATGCACATGAAGCTGCTTTAAGGAAGGCACTTGAAGCATATGGTACCGTTGCTGTTGGAACTGGCACTTCCCGTATGCATTATGAGAAAGTTCTTAGCAACTTCTGCAGAAAAACATTTCAG GAATACAAAAGGAATGCCTTTTTAGAAGCCGATAAGCAGTGCTCAAACATGATACAAATTATGGAGAGGAAACTCCGAGCAGCGTGTTCTGCTCCTGGAGTCAAAGTTTCTAATGTGATTCAG GTCCTGGAAAGTTTGCTCACTGAATATGAAACTTCTTGTTCTGGCCCAAGCAAATGGAGAATGCTTGCAGCCTTTTTAAGACAGTG TTTGGAAGGACCCATATTGGATCTCTGCCTTAAGTTAGTAAATGAAGCTGAATCAGAGAGGACTTCCTTCGCATTGAAATATCGTTCAAATGAAGATCAGCTTGAGCTTCTAAAAAAGCAACTTGAAGCAAATGAGGCCCATAAATCGGAATATCTAAAACGATATGAAGCTGCTATAAGTGAAAAACAACGAGTTTCTGAAGATCACAGTGCTCATCTTGCAAACCTGAGGACCAAGTGTAGCACACTGGATGAGCGCTGCTTGAGCTTGTCTAAAGAACTTGATCTTGTACGCCATGAATGCACTGATTGGAGAGTGAAGTATGAGCAATATGTTACTCAGCAAAAGGCTGAGCAAGATGGATTCATTTCTCAACTAGCAACTCTTGAGTCCAGATATAGCTCTGCAGAGGGAAAGTTGGGAGCAGCCCGTGAACAGGCAGCGGCTGCTCAGGATGAGGCCACAGAGTGGAGGGATAAATATGAAACAGCTGCTGCACAAGCTAAAGCTGCATTGGAGAGATTAGCATCTGTGCAAGAGCAAATTAACAAAATTGCCCATGAAAGAGAGAGTGGTATAAGGGCTGAGTTTGCTTCACATCTGGAGGAAAAG GAAGAAGAAATGAAGAGATTAGTTGCAAAGATCAGACATGCAGAGAGTGAAGAAAGTGTGTTGGCTGAGCGCTTGCAG GTAGCGGAATCAAAGGCACAAAACCATAACAAGGAAACTGCAGCCTTGAAGGATGAAATAAGAGAACTAACAGGAAAGTTAGAATTTCTAAGAGACAGGGCGGTATCATTTGAAAAGCAAGCAAGAATGCTTGAACAGGAAAAGAACCATCTTCAAGAGAAGTTCTTATCTGAATGCAAGAAATATGATGAAGCAGAAGAAAGATACAAAGCTGCAGAAAGGGAAGCAAAAAGAGCTACCGAGTTGTCTGATGTAGCTCGAACCGAGGCCGTTACAGCCCAAAAAGAGAAGGACGAGGCACAGCGCTTGTCAATGGAAAAATTAGCAGTGATTGAAAGAATCCAAAGACAAGTTGACAGACTGGAGCAGGAGAAAGTAAATCTACTGGATGAAGTGCAGAAGATGCGTAAATCGGAAACAGATGCCTTGTCCAAGGTTGCCTTGCTTGAGAGTAGGGTTGCCGAGAGGGAGAAAGAAATCGAGGAATTAATGATACAGAGCAATGAACAGAGGTCCAGTACCGTGCACGTCCTTGAGTCTCTTTTGTCAACAGAGCGTGCAGCTAGAGCTGAAGCGAACAAGCGTGCAGAAGCCTTGTCTTTACAGCTACAGTCTACCCAAAGCAAACTTGATGTACTCCACCAGGAGCTGACATCAGTTCGCCTTGTTGAGACTGCACTGGACAGCAAGCTCCGTACCACCACTCATGGCAAGAGGTTGAGAGAAAATGAAGTAGGCATGGAGTCGGTCCAAGATATGGATATTGATCGTCCGGAGAGGAGCAGAAAGAGATCTAAAAGCAATACTAGCCCGCTAAAGCATTTCCAATCTGAAGATGGCGGTTCTGTTCATATGGGTGAAGACAGTGTCACAGTCAGCACAGACACTAAAGATGGCAATCCAGATGGGTATAAAAAGCTCACGATTGCAAAGCTGAAAGAGGAGCTTACCAAGCATGGATTTGGAGCGCAGTTGCTAGAGTTAAAGAATCCTAACAAGAAGGATATACTTGCGCTCTATAAGAAGCTTGTGTTGGGCAAGTAA